In Megalopta genalis isolate 19385.01 unplaced genomic scaffold, iyMegGena1_principal scaffold0026, whole genome shotgun sequence, the following proteins share a genomic window:
- the LOC143260956 gene encoding uncharacterized protein LOC143260956 isoform X2: MLQCETESGGGRVIVTSATRICVKQIKSLRAADPKYGPIDPPCRLHCWTSNSNSKRKAPQYHCALSEVRISFAIGTSKK; encoded by the exons ATGCTTCAATGCG AGACTGAGAGTGGAGGAGGAAGGGTCATCGTTACATCCGCTACACGGATTTGTGTAAAGCAGATCAAAAGTCTGCGTG CCGCGGACCCGAAGTATGGGCCAATAGACccaccatgcaggcttcattgttgGACATCTAATTCAAACTCGAAGCGGAAGGCACCTCAATATCACTGTGCTCTCAGTGAGGTGCGAATCTCTTTCGCAATTGGTACCAGcaag aaatag
- the LOC143260956 gene encoding putative inhibitor of apoptosis isoform X1, whose translation MTMIDYRREEDRLRSFEFWPIKYIQPEELAAAGFYYLGQDDFVACFACDIELHRWQHNDRGGNCGNVPTDAHPTIISMSPSRSGVDECGIYDYTMDEKRASS comes from the exons ATGACGATGATTGATTATCGACGCGAGGAGGATAGACTTCGAAGTTTCGAATTCTGGCCAATTAAATATATTCAACCGGAGGAACTTGCAGCCGCAGGATTTTACTATCTGGGACAGGACGATTTTGTCGCATGTTTTGCATGCGACATCGAATTGCATCGGTGGCAACACAACGACAGGGGGGGAAATTGCGGCAACGTGCCGACCGATGCTCATCCCAcaatcatttcaatgtcaccatCAAGAAGCGGCGTGGACGAGTGCGGAATCTACGATTATACCATGGATGAGAAGAG agCGTCATcctga